A genomic region of Manihot esculenta cultivar AM560-2 chromosome 15, M.esculenta_v8, whole genome shotgun sequence contains the following coding sequences:
- the LOC110601108 gene encoding probable pectate lyase 5, which produces MSADSVSVLFLFFFTLLTPHLVISSPVPDHELVVQEVQRSINVSRRNLAFLSCGTGNPIDDCWRCDPNWERNRRRLADCAIGFGKDAIGGKDGRIYVVTDSSDDDAVNPKPGTLRHAVIQDEPLWIIFKRDMVIKLKQELLVSSFKTIDGRGASVHISGGPCISIQYVSNIIIHGLHIHDCKEGGNAQIRVSPSHYGWRGKSDGDGITILASKHIWVDHCSLSNCYDGLIDATHGSTALTFSNNHFTHHDKVMLLGHSDSCTQDKDMRVTVAFNHFGEGLVQRMPRCRHGFFHVVNNDYTQWEMYAIGGSASPTIFSQGNRFLASDDNSKKEVTKHENAPESEWSKWNWMSEGDLMENGAFFRQTGAGASARYARASSLTARPSSLVNSITRTAGVLSCRKGSRC; this is translated from the exons atgtcTGCTGATTCTGTTTCAgtcctttttctcttcttcttcactcTTCTAACCCCACATTTAGTCATCTCATCTCCAGTTCCTGATCATGAGCTGGTGGTACAAGAAGTACAAAG GAGCATTAATGTGTCGAGGAGGAACCTTGCCTTTCTCTCATGTGGAACCGGCAACCCCATCGACGATTGCTGGCGTTGTGACCCCAATTGGGAGAGGAACCGCAGGAGGTTAGCAGACTGTGCTATTGGGTTCGGGAAGGATGCTATTGGTGGAAAAGATGGAAGAATTTACGTGGTTACTGACTCGAGCGATGATGATGCTGTGAATCCAAAGCCTGGGACTCTTAGGCATGCAGTGATTCAAGATGAACCCTTGTGGATTATTTTCAAGAGAGATATGGTGATTAAGCTGAAGCAAGAATTATTGGTGAGTTCCTTCAAGACCATTGATGGAAGAGGAGCTAGTGTTCATATTTCTGGAGGACCATGCATTAGCATTCAGTATGTGAGCAATATCATCATCCATGGATTACACATACATGATTGTAAGGAAGGAGGGAACGCTCAGATTAGAGTGTCTCCTAGCCACTATGGGTGGCGGGGTAAATCCGACGGTGATGGGATTACCATCTTAGCTAGCAAGCATATTTGGGTTGACCACTGTTCACTCTCTAATTGCTATGATGGTCTCATTGATGCCACCCATGGTTCCACAGCCCTCACTTTCTCCAACAACCACTTCACTCATCATGACAAGGTCATGCTCTTGGGCCATAGCGACTCGTGTACTCAAGACAAGGACATGCGGGTTACAGTTGCATTCAATCATTTTGGAGAAGGGCTAGTTCAGAGAATGCCAAG GTGTAGGCATGGATTTTTTCATGTGGTGAACAACGACTACACCCAGTGGGAAATGTATGCCATTGGAGGGAGTGCTTCTCCGACCATATTCAGCCAAGGGAATAGATTTCTTGCATCAGACGACAACTCCAAGAAAGAG GTGACCAAACACGAGAATGCACCGGAGAGCGAGTGGAGCAAGTGGAACTGGATGTCGGAGGGAGACTTAATGGAGAACGGTGCCTTTTTCCGGCAAACCGGAGCAGGAGCTTCCGCAAGATATGCTAGAGCTTCTAGCCTGACAGCAAGACCATCGTCTCTTGTGAATTCAATAACCAGAACAGCTGGTGTACTTAGCTGCCGGAAGGGTTCTCGTTGCTAG
- the LOC110602022 gene encoding classical arabinogalactan protein 6 yields MARQALVLALLFVAIAGAFAKSSHSASLSSSPSGKNSTSPAPSKAPAESATSPAQSPSSSEAPKSSADGPASSSGPSPSSSDEGSAPETAVSSPPPPSLNGSTSDDATGPAAADGPAEAPADSGAATLKISAVAAAAGLFLLSF; encoded by the coding sequence ATGGCACGTCAAGCTCTTGTTCTTGCTCTTCTCTTTGTCGCCATTGCTGGGGCTTTTGCAAAAAGTTCACATTCTGCCTCCCTATCATCTTCTCCTTCTGGAAAGAACTCTACCTCACCTGCTCCTTCTAAGGCTCCTGCAGAATCTGCTACTTCCCCCGCTCAATCCCCCTCTTCTTCTGAGGCACCCAAGTCCTCTGCTGATGGTCCCGCTAGTTCTTCTGGcccttctccttcctcttctgacgAGGGTTCCGCCCCTGAGACTGCTGTCTCCTCTCCTCCTCCACCTTCCCTCAATGGATCCACATCTGACGATGCCACTGGCCCAGCTGCAGCTGATGGCCCTGCTGAGGCTCCAGCTGACAGTGGCGCTGCCACTCTGAAGATCTCGGCTGTTGCTGCAGCTGCTGGATTGTTTTTATTGTCATTTTAA
- the LOC110601107 gene encoding uncharacterized protein LOC110601107: MCSKSSPIRQRKSARKVVASPAKSARKTRTKTRKPKYLSLKLQLSASKKPQTQPKPTKMPHKQQLNLFPLHPENLVHDKDFHDSDQVSDHVAFLFETATDTSTSLHGILDSTTTTTSENGPLSPSLTYVYRGHDGEEKGAVSSLVKTAMKCKEREASEERWVSYCELVEKKEQEEVSSCYAAADTLEKMVQAQGDCKKGLVGLKLDYQEIMNVWSDKSSPYIKGESPQIVPDLHEDSKWSVDGWTVPETGSTKKLGQREASVLRYKEKRQSRLFAKRIRYQVRKLNAEKRPRLKGRFVKRNGEE, from the exons ATGTGCAGCAAGAGTAGCCCTATCAGGCAAAGAAAATCAGCAAGAAAAGTTGTAGCTTCTCCGGCGAAATCAGCAAGAAAAACAAGAACGAAAACCAGAAAACCTAAATATCTTTCTCTGAAACTTCAGCTCTCTGCCAGCAAGAAACCACAAACCCAACCAAAACCCACCAAAATGCCCCACAAACAACAGCTGAATCTCTTCCCTCTCCACCCAGAAAACCTTGTACACGATAAAGACTTCCACGACTCCGATCAAGTCTCCGATCACGTTGCTTTTCTCTTCGAAACAGCCACCGACACTTCCACCTCTCTCCACGGCATTCTTGACTCCACCACCACGACCACCTCGGAGAATGGTCCGTTATCTCCGTCGCTAACTTATGTATATAGAGGGCATGATGGCGAAGAGAAGGGTGCTGTCAGCTCGCTTGTGAAGACGGCGATGAAGTGCAAAGAAAGAGAAGCGAGTGAAGAGAGATGGGTGAGTTACTGTGAACTGGTGGAAAAGAAAGAGCAAGAGGAAGTGAGTAGTTGTTATGCTGCTGCTGATACATTAGAGAAGATGGTGCAGGCGCAAGGAGATTGCAAGAAAGGGTTGGTGGGATTGAAGCTTGATTATCAAGAAATCATGAACGTTTGGTCTGATAAGAGCTCACCATACATAAAAGGAGAATCCCCACAAATTGTTCCTGACTTGCACGAAGATTccaaa TGGTCAGTGGATGGATGGACAGTGCCAGAAACAGGGAGCACGAAGAAATTAGGGCAAAGAGAGGCAAGTGTGTTGAGATACAAGGAGAAGAGGCAAAGCAGGCTCTTCGCCAAGCGAATTCGGTATCAAGTTCGAAAACTTAATGCTGAGAAACGTCCCCGTTTAAAG GGTCGATTTGTGAAGAGAAATGGGGAGGAGTAA